In a genomic window of Melanotaenia boesemani isolate fMelBoe1 chromosome 1, fMelBoe1.pri, whole genome shotgun sequence:
- the nod2 gene encoding nucleotide-binding oligomerization domain-containing protein 2 → MFAQELVLKHRTEILHALCSSGSTEHLERVLDILLSQEEIQSEDCQSIQVPGRALYTNARQLLDLVYTKGEDSCQLFFAALKQVLPEVQGSAFSSECSPSLDKKATPSTSTETLLTQRPSLVCKLQGCIDGALQALVETGHFSSAECDDVKLPVYTPSQQARRVLDHVRSKGEAAAAIVLEYVEQRLESGCALNQEKLTPLPKEFLKYQKKLSSSVSAQSCFLSTYGGTSHMSLDDIYTEVQLEIHHNKPFGLEDVIGPVGTVNEEADTVLVSGEAGSGKSTLLQRLHLLWAQGGALQNFLLLFPFSCRRLNSEQSEMSVQELLFQHCCWPDREQEEIFQFILDHPHLILFTFDGLDELKQSFSDDHRLCCPTQRAPVHVLLFNLIQGSLMKGVHKLVTSRPEAVGPCLKKNLRKEIFLKGFSPASIDCFVRKHHSDPSVAAKVLGSLQANTALLGLCHSPVLCWIVSQCHKELLGCGGGSPQTITDVYLMILQHFFQHQSTPKSTIRVDWLQEHLNTVLHLGQLAYEGISNTYYIFSGTDLETCGITEKDICMGFLIQRKDLSPTDNCFEFLHVTVQCFFAALFVILSSNNDRSVISKLFELQEKSETDLSGACFRACLPSNDKLQQVENEATAAKTPNLQITATFVSGLLSQRHQSLWLNCCSSAVVEKKGRQVARCLSKGMQKHFRSIPQPVQGEKKSMHAMPSFVWLIKCIYEMQESKIAKDTMSRLEVDHLKLTYCNISPVECTALAYVLQHLKSPVGLQLDNNSVGDVGVEQLLPCMHICNSLYLRNNNITDEGIRKLIAKVIQCENFQKIALFNNKLTDACTEHFSHLLKTKQNFLSLRLGNNNITADGAKQLAEGLKFNHSLQYLGLWGNRISDAGAEALASALQNTKSLLWLSLVGNGVGSAGACALSNIIRNSTSLEELWLTENCITRTGVESLIEALEKNSHVKSVWLKNNHLSLEEVEEMKRRESRLTF, encoded by the exons ATGTTTGCTCAGGAGCTTGTGCTAAAACACCGTACAGAGATTCTTCATGCTCTCTGCAGCAGTGGCTCAACTGAACATCTGGAAAGAGTTCTGGATATATTGCTTTCCCAAGAGGAGATTCAATCGGAGGACTGTCAGAGCATACAGGTACCAGGAAGGGCACTGTACACCAACGCCAGACAGTTGCTCGACTTGGTATACACAAAGGGTGAAGACAGCTGCCAGCTCTTCTTTGCTGCTCTCAAACAGGTCTTGCCAGAAGTACAGGGATCTGCTTTCTCCTCAGAATGCTCACCCAGTCTAGATAAAAAAGCTACTCCGAGCACATCAACTGAGACGCTCCTGACTCAAAGGCCAAGCCTTGTCTGTAAGCTTCAAGGATGCATCGATGGTGCTCTCCAAGCTCTTGTTGAAACAGGTCACTTTTCCTCAGCAGAGTGTGATGATGTGAAGCTGCCTGTTTACACTCCTTCTCAACAG GCAAGGCGTGTGCTCGACCATGTCAGATCCAAAGGCGAGGCAGCAGCAGCGATTGTTCTGGAATATGTTGAGCAAAGACTGGAATCTGGGTGTGCATTGAACCAGGAGAAACTGACTCCTCTTCCCAAAG AGTTCTTGAAATACCAGAAGAAGCTGAGCAGCTCTGTGTCGGCACAGTCCTGCTTTCTCAGTACTTATGGAGGAACCAGTCACATGTCTCTGGACGACATCTACACAGAAGTCCAACTTGAAATACATCACAACAAACCTTTTGGCCTGGAGGATGTCATTGGTCCTGTGGGTACGGTGAACGAAGAGGCCGACACCGTGCTGGTATCTGGAGAAGCGGGCAGTGGGAAGAGTACTCTGCTTCAGAGGCTGCACTTGCTTTGGGCTCAGGGTGGGGCCCTTCAGAactttctgcttctgtttccCTTCAGCTGTCGCAGATTGAACTCAGAACAGAGTGAAATGTCTGTTCAAGAGCTGCTGTTTCAGCACTGCTGCTGGCCTGACAGGGAGCAGGAAGAGATTTTCCAGTTCATCCTGGATCACCCACATCTCATCCTCTTCACTTTTGATGGCCTGGATGAGCTCAAGCAAAGCTTTTCAGATGATCATAGACTCTGCTGTCCCACCCAGCGAGCACCCGTTCATGTACTATTGTTCAACTTAATTCAGGGTTCACTCATGAAAGGGGTACACAAGTTAGTCACAAGTCGTCCAGAAGCAGTGGGTCCTTGCTTAAAGAAGAACCTTCGCAAAGAGATCTTTCTGAAAGGCTTTTCCCCAGCTAGCATTGACTGCTTTGTAAGAAAACATCACAGTGATCCATCTGTTGCTGCAAAGGTTTTAGGATCTCTACAAGCAAACACAGCTTTACTTGGACTATGTCATAGCCCAGTTCTTTGCTGGATAGTCTCACAGTGCCACAAGGAGCTGCTAGGCTGTGGAGGAGGAAGCCCACAAACAATCACAGATGTTTACCTGATGATCTTACAACACTTTTTTCAGCACCAAAGTACCCCGAAAAGCACCATAAGGGTAGACTGGTTGCAGGAGCACCTTAATACAGTCTTGCATCTAGGGCAGCTTGCTTATGAAGGGATATCAAACACCTACTACATTTTTTCAGGTACAGACCTGGAGACATGTGGTATAACTGAAAAAGATATTTGCATGGGCTTCCTCATACAAAGGAAAGACTTGTCCCCAACCGACAATTGTTTTGAATTCCTTCATGTTACAGTGCAATGTTTCTTTGCTGCTCTCTTTGTCATTTTGTCAAGTAACAATGACCGTTCAGTTATCTCTAAGCTCTTTGAGCTGCAGGAAAAAAGCGAAACAGATCTTAGTGGTGCATGCTTCAGAGCCTGCCTGCCCTCCAATGATAAACTACAGCAGGTAGAGAATGAAGCTACTGCAgcaaaaacaccaaatctgcAGATAACAGCTACCTTTGTGTCTGGACTACTGTCCCAGCGCCACCAAAGCTTGTGGCTCAACTGCTGCTCAAGTGCTGTGGTGGAGAAGAAGGGCCGACAGGTAGCAAGATGCCTTTCAAAAGGCATGCAGAAACACTTCCGGTCGATTCCCCAGCCTGTGCAAGGGGAGAAAAAGAGCATGCATGCAATGCCTAGCTTTGTCTGGcttattaaatgcatttatgaGATGCAAGAGAGCAAGATTGCAAAAGATACCATGAGTAGGCTGGAGGTGGATCACCTGAAATTAACATACTGTAACATCAGCCCTGTCGAATGCACTGCACTTGCCTATGTGCTCCAGCATTTAAAGAGCCCTGTAGGCCTCCAGCTGGACAACAACTCTGTGGGTGATGTTGGAGTGGAGCAGCTTCTTCCCTGCATGCACATTTGTAACTCTTTGTA TCTCAGAAATAATAACATTACAGATGAGGGCATCCGCAAACTTATTGCTAAAGTTATCCAGTGTGAGAACTTTCAAAAAATTGC CCTCTTCAACAACAAGCTAACAGATGCTTGCACGGAGCACTTTTCCCACCTTCTGAAAACCAAGCAGAATTTCCTTTCATTAAG GTTGGGAAACAATAATATTACAGCAGACGGAGCAAAGCAGCTTGCAGAGGGACTGAAATTTAATCATTCGCTGCAGTATTTAGG GCTTTGGGGCAATAGGATCAGTGACGCAGGAGCAGAAGCACTTGCGAGTGCTTTACAAAACACCAAGTCTCTCTTGTGGCTGAG CCTTGTAGGTAATGGTGTGGGGAGTGCAGGAGCGTGTGCCCTCTCCAACATAATCAGGAACAGTACATCACTGGAGGAGCTTTG GTTGACAGAAAACTGCATAACCAGAACAGGAGTGGAGTCTCTGATTGAAGCCTTAGAGAAAAATTCTCATGTGAAGTCAGTATG GTTGAaaaacaatcacctcagtttggAAGAGGTTGAGGAAATGAAACGGCGTGAATCAAGActgactttttaa